In Mesorhizobium sp., one DNA window encodes the following:
- a CDS encoding YbhN family protein: MKLRKFFWPIVGSAAVIFSIWLLYHELRGVSFEEMKTSFARISLHSWLLAVLSTFVAYGALAGYDNIALKYLNRKVPWLFITIGSFTTYAISHNIGASVLSGAVVRYRAYASKGLTMAEVGVLVAFCSFTFAIGVLFLTGLVFVIEPEIVDRFVDILPTDFSRGTGYLLLAVIGLYVAGSLFRLPPLTIRGFELRYPSLPIVARQLIIGPIEIIGAAGIVYFALPEAGNPGYLVILGIFLISFSVALLSHAPGGLGVLELVFVHALSEMDPADVIAALVVFRLLYLIVPFMIAIVVILAFEHSRLGRD; this comes from the coding sequence CATCTTCTCGATCTGGCTGCTCTATCACGAATTGCGAGGCGTCTCTTTCGAGGAGATGAAAACCAGCTTCGCACGGATTTCGCTGCACAGCTGGCTGCTGGCGGTCCTCTCCACCTTCGTGGCCTACGGCGCACTCGCCGGATACGACAACATCGCCCTCAAATATCTGAACCGGAAGGTGCCGTGGCTGTTCATCACCATCGGCTCCTTCACCACCTATGCGATCTCTCACAATATCGGGGCTTCGGTGCTGTCCGGCGCGGTCGTGCGCTACCGGGCCTATGCGTCCAAGGGACTGACCATGGCGGAGGTCGGCGTTCTGGTCGCCTTCTGCTCCTTCACCTTTGCCATCGGGGTGCTGTTCCTGACCGGGCTCGTCTTCGTCATCGAGCCGGAGATCGTCGACAGGTTCGTCGACATCCTGCCGACCGATTTCTCGCGCGGAACGGGCTACCTGCTGCTCGCGGTCATCGGGCTCTATGTCGCCGGAAGCCTGTTCAGGCTGCCGCCGCTGACGATCCGCGGTTTTGAGCTGCGCTATCCGTCGCTGCCGATCGTTGCACGGCAACTCATCATCGGCCCGATCGAGATCATCGGCGCGGCAGGCATCGTCTACTTCGCGCTGCCGGAAGCCGGAAACCCCGGCTACCTCGTCATTCTCGGCATCTTCCTGATCTCGTTCTCGGTGGCGCTGCTGTCGCACGCCCCGGGAGGACTCGGCGTGCTCGAACTTGTCTTCGTGCATGCGCTGTCCGAAATGGATCCCGCCGACGTGATCGCCGCGCTGGTCGTGTTCCGGCTGCTCTACCTGATCGTGCCGTTCATGATCGCGATCGTGGTGATCCTCGCCTTCGAGCATTCCCGCCTGGGGCGGGACTGA